A DNA window from Sordaria macrospora chromosome 4, complete sequence contains the following coding sequences:
- a CDS encoding 60S ribosomal protein eL34, whose protein sequence is MASSRVTYRRRNPYNTTSNKTRVVKTPGGQLRVLHIKKRGTAPKCGDCGIKLPGVPALRPREYAQLSKPKKTVQRAYGGSRCGNCVRDRVVRAFLIEEQKIVKKVLKEQSQAEKSKK, encoded by the exons ATGGCGTCTTCCCGTGTCACTtaccgccgccgcaaccC CTACAACACCACGTCCAACAAGACGCGGGTTGTCAAGACCCCCGGCGGTCAGCTGCGTGTTCTCCACATCAAGAAGCGTGGTACCGCTCCCAAGTGCGGTGACTGCGGCATCAAGCTCCCTGGT GTCCCTGCCCTCCGCCCCCGCGAGTACGCTCAGCtctccaagcccaagaagactGTCCAGCGTGCCTACGGTGGTTCCCGCTGCGGCAACTGCGTCCGCGACCGTGTCGTTCGTGCTTTCCTCAttgaggagcagaagatCGTCAAGAAGGTCCTCAAGGAGCAGAGCCAGGCCGAGAAGTCCAAGAAGTAA
- a CDS encoding mitochondrial 54S ribosomal protein uL13m yields the protein MSQTFGSTRLAYSRVWHHISAVTPHPTLSTIKAPADDITPPSLGRLASRIATILMGKHKPIWDPSTDCGDYVVVTNCAGLYTTGHKKWRKTYYRHNTRPGSLQAITMDALMEKHGGAEVLRKAVSGMLPKNRLRDKRLARLKAFEGDAHPYKENLVRFGGKVVGAEGWEEAVKAIREADMQRI from the exons ATGTCGCAAACCTTTGGATCT ACCCGACTAGCCTACTCCCGTGTCTGGCATCACATCTCCGCCGTCACCCCTCACCCGACGCTCTCGACCATCAAGGCGCCCGCCGATGACATTACCCCTCCCTCTCTGGGCCGTCTGGCCTCGCGCATCGCCACAATTCTGATGGGCAAGCACAAGCCGATTTGGGACCCCTCGACCGACTGCGGCGACTACGTGGTGGTGACCAACTGCGCGGGCCTGTACACGACGGGCCACAAGAAGTGGCGCAAGACGTACTACCGCCACAACACGCGGCCCGGCTCGCTGCAGGCCATCACTATGGACGCGCTGATGGAGAAGCACGGCGGCGCCGAGGTGCTGCGCAAGGCCGTCAGCGGCATGCTGCCCAAGAACAGGCTGCGCGACAAGCGGCTGGCGAGGCTCAAGGCGTTTGAGGGCGACGCGCACCCGTACAAGGAGAACTTGGTGCGGTTCGGCGGCAAGGTCGTGGGCGCTgaagggtgggaggaggctgtCAAGGCTATCAGGGAGGCGGATATGCAGAGGATATGA